In one window of Paenarthrobacter nicotinovorans DNA:
- a CDS encoding MFS transporter translates to MTTRPSAGIEEASETSWRPRLALLVAATFFMEFLDGTILTTAIPSIASDFRVAPADINITMTAYLVTVAMGIPLSSWLAERFGARRIFCLAIAVFTIASLLCAVSTDLTMLTLSRVAQGMGGAMMVPVGTLVVLRGTPKSELLRATAYLVWPGLLAPVLAPMVGGALTTFLSWHWIFLINIPLGLAAFIAALRLVPRTQFDGKRRLDWFGLMLTTLGVGALVVGLETLGGHASNVLAVVVVTAGVLSLAGAVWWMGKAKVPLFNLSVFGTRTFRATSTGGFIYRLTISSVPFLLPLMFQAGFGWDPLKAGVMVAAVFVGNIGIKPATTPLIRRFGFKAVLVFASFASAVTFALCAFLDAQTPEPLIFALLLFSGAFRSIGFSAYASVQYADIVPGQLPSANAISATLVQLAAAAGIAVGALFLRLFEATGLFGTDQVGAYKGAFIAMAVLMLISTVDSLTLHRHAGAEVSGTSAGAKRA, encoded by the coding sequence ATGACCACAAGACCCAGCGCAGGCATCGAAGAAGCCAGCGAGACCAGTTGGCGCCCCCGCTTGGCCTTGTTGGTGGCCGCGACGTTTTTCATGGAGTTCCTTGACGGGACTATCCTGACCACCGCTATTCCGAGCATTGCGTCCGACTTCCGAGTCGCACCGGCCGACATCAACATCACCATGACGGCCTACTTGGTGACGGTCGCGATGGGAATCCCACTGAGCAGTTGGCTCGCTGAACGGTTCGGCGCTCGCCGGATCTTCTGCCTGGCCATAGCCGTTTTCACCATTGCTTCCCTGCTCTGCGCCGTGAGCACCGACCTGACCATGCTCACACTCAGCCGGGTGGCCCAAGGGATGGGCGGGGCCATGATGGTTCCTGTCGGGACACTGGTGGTCCTGCGGGGTACGCCGAAATCCGAGCTCCTTCGGGCAACGGCCTATCTGGTCTGGCCCGGGCTCCTCGCACCGGTACTTGCGCCGATGGTCGGTGGCGCCCTCACAACGTTCCTTTCCTGGCATTGGATCTTCCTCATCAACATCCCGCTGGGCCTGGCAGCCTTCATCGCTGCACTTCGGCTGGTGCCTCGGACGCAATTCGATGGAAAGCGCCGCCTTGACTGGTTCGGGCTGATGCTGACCACCCTTGGCGTCGGGGCGTTGGTGGTGGGGCTGGAAACCTTGGGCGGCCACGCATCCAATGTCCTCGCTGTAGTGGTGGTAACCGCCGGAGTGCTGTCCTTGGCAGGGGCGGTCTGGTGGATGGGGAAAGCGAAAGTACCACTGTTCAACCTCAGCGTCTTCGGTACCAGGACTTTCCGGGCGACCTCAACCGGTGGCTTCATCTACCGGCTGACCATCAGTTCGGTCCCCTTCTTGTTGCCCCTGATGTTCCAGGCTGGATTCGGCTGGGACCCGCTGAAGGCCGGCGTCATGGTGGCGGCAGTCTTCGTCGGCAATATCGGGATCAAACCTGCCACCACGCCACTGATCAGGCGCTTCGGGTTCAAAGCCGTGCTTGTCTTCGCGTCGTTCGCTTCCGCCGTAACGTTCGCTTTGTGCGCGTTCCTTGACGCCCAAACACCGGAACCGCTGATTTTCGCTTTGCTGCTGTTCAGCGGCGCCTTCCGCTCCATTGGTTTTTCCGCCTACGCTTCGGTGCAATATGCGGACATCGTCCCGGGGCAGCTGCCCTCGGCCAACGCCATCTCGGCAACCCTCGTTCAGTTGGCAGCTGCGGCCGGGATCGCGGTGGGAGCTTTGTTCCTGCGCCTCTTCGAAGCCACGGGTCTTTTCGGGACGGACCAGGTGGGGGCATACAAGGGTGCTTTCATCGCCATGGCCGTCCTGATGCTCATCAGTACGGTGGACAGCCTGACCCTCCACCGTCACGCAGGAGCCGAGGTCAGCGGTACCTCAGCCGGGGCAAAGCGCGCCTGA
- a CDS encoding prolyl oligopeptidase family serine peptidase, whose amino-acid sequence MTTTEADPSPLSGNDTAPASGPRHAAESAPEPTDENAWLEDIHGEEQLAWVREQNARTEELLEDADYAAVESGILEVLDSTDRIAMVNKRGDFYYNFWKDQEHPKGLWRRTTWESYLTEDPEWDVLLDVDALAAAEGVEWVFHGAGFLRPSDGAEYRFAMVSLSPDGGDADRHREFDVETRTFVDPAAGGFDIPTAKGNISWLDADTLLVSSTAEGLPATSSSYARTGVKLRRGQSLADAERLFEIPENHMLAMVAHDSTPGFERTFAVDYIDFYNRSTWLLRDDSWVAIDVPTDVNISVHRDWLLFRPQGDWEAAGVTYPAGSLLAADFESYLAGPAELLVLFTPDAHTSLQSWSWTKDYLLLNLLRDVSSEIRVLDPSAVDASGSWASTVLDACPPLHDVNAYAVDDEDVSDSGAGNDFWLVATGFTTPTTLTRGTLSPAAAQDTADGDVADGGVVSGGVVSRHTEVKRSPSFFNEAAYEVQQHFAVSLDGTKVPYFQVASKDLVLDGENPTQLSGYGGFEVSRTPAYSGTIGRAWLERRTAGIASDDGAAAHSRGGVYVVANIRGGGEYGPSWHRAALQENRHRAYEDFAAVAKDLISRGVTSRRRLGCVGGSNGGLLVGNMLTQYPELFGAVSCGVPLLDMRRYTKLSAGYSWIAEYGDPDVPEQWDFIRTFSPYHLLRDGVEYPETLIWTATSDDRVGPVQARKMAARMQAMGIPNVWFHEALEGGHAGASDNRQAAALQARSNHFLWVSLAGSN is encoded by the coding sequence ATGACCACCACAGAAGCTGATCCGTCGCCACTTTCCGGGAATGACACCGCGCCGGCCTCCGGACCGCGCCACGCGGCGGAGTCCGCACCTGAGCCCACGGATGAAAACGCCTGGCTTGAGGACATCCACGGCGAAGAGCAGTTGGCCTGGGTCAGGGAACAGAACGCCCGCACCGAAGAGCTGCTCGAAGACGCCGATTACGCGGCGGTCGAGTCCGGCATCCTGGAAGTCCTGGACTCCACGGACCGGATCGCCATGGTCAACAAACGCGGCGATTTCTACTACAACTTCTGGAAGGACCAGGAGCACCCCAAGGGCCTTTGGCGCCGCACCACCTGGGAGAGCTACCTCACCGAGGATCCCGAGTGGGATGTACTGCTCGACGTCGATGCCCTTGCCGCTGCTGAAGGTGTTGAGTGGGTGTTCCACGGCGCCGGTTTCCTCCGTCCTTCGGACGGCGCAGAGTACCGCTTTGCCATGGTTTCGCTCTCCCCCGACGGGGGCGACGCCGACCGCCACCGCGAGTTCGACGTCGAAACGCGAACCTTCGTGGACCCGGCAGCAGGTGGCTTCGACATTCCCACAGCCAAAGGCAACATCAGCTGGTTGGATGCCGACACCCTTCTCGTGTCCAGCACAGCTGAAGGCTTGCCCGCCACGTCGTCCTCCTATGCACGGACCGGCGTCAAGCTTCGCCGCGGGCAGTCGCTCGCGGACGCTGAGCGCCTGTTCGAAATTCCGGAGAACCACATGCTGGCCATGGTGGCGCACGATTCCACGCCCGGTTTCGAGCGGACCTTCGCCGTTGACTACATCGACTTCTACAACCGCAGTACGTGGCTGCTGCGCGACGACTCGTGGGTGGCCATTGACGTGCCCACCGATGTCAACATCAGCGTCCACCGCGATTGGCTGCTTTTCCGCCCCCAGGGCGACTGGGAAGCAGCGGGGGTCACGTACCCGGCCGGCTCCCTGCTGGCCGCAGATTTCGAAAGCTACCTGGCTGGCCCGGCCGAGCTGCTGGTCCTGTTCACCCCTGATGCCCACACGTCATTGCAGTCCTGGAGCTGGACCAAGGATTACCTGCTGCTGAACCTCCTCCGGGACGTCTCCTCCGAGATCAGGGTCCTGGATCCGTCGGCTGTTGACGCCTCGGGCTCGTGGGCCTCCACCGTCCTGGACGCCTGCCCTCCCCTGCACGACGTCAATGCCTACGCCGTGGATGATGAGGACGTCTCCGACTCCGGAGCCGGGAACGACTTCTGGTTGGTGGCCACAGGCTTCACGACACCCACCACTTTGACCCGGGGGACGCTTTCGCCTGCAGCAGCGCAGGACACGGCCGACGGTGACGTGGCTGACGGCGGCGTGGTGAGCGGTGGCGTGGTGAGCCGGCACACCGAAGTGAAGCGGTCGCCGTCGTTCTTCAACGAAGCCGCCTACGAGGTCCAGCAGCACTTCGCGGTTTCCTTGGATGGCACCAAGGTTCCGTACTTCCAAGTGGCCTCCAAGGACCTGGTACTGGACGGGGAGAACCCCACCCAGCTCTCCGGCTACGGCGGGTTCGAAGTTTCCCGTACCCCGGCGTACAGCGGGACGATCGGGCGCGCCTGGCTGGAGCGCCGTACTGCGGGCATAGCGTCCGACGACGGGGCTGCCGCCCACTCACGCGGCGGCGTGTACGTGGTTGCCAACATCCGCGGCGGCGGGGAGTATGGCCCCTCGTGGCACCGTGCAGCACTCCAGGAGAACCGTCACCGTGCCTACGAGGACTTCGCCGCAGTAGCCAAGGACCTGATCTCGCGTGGCGTGACCAGTCGTCGTCGCTTGGGCTGCGTGGGCGGCTCCAATGGTGGCCTGCTGGTGGGCAACATGCTGACCCAGTACCCGGAACTGTTTGGCGCTGTCTCCTGTGGCGTGCCCCTCCTGGACATGCGCCGGTACACCAAGCTCTCGGCGGGCTACTCCTGGATTGCCGAGTACGGTGACCCGGATGTGCCGGAACAATGGGATTTCATCCGGACTTTCTCGCCGTACCACCTGCTTCGGGACGGCGTGGAGTACCCCGAAACCTTAATCTGGACAGCAACCTCTGACGACCGGGTGGGGCCGGTGCAGGCCCGGAAGATGGCGGCACGGATGCAGGCCATGGGGATTCCGAACGTCTGGTTCCACGAAGCCCTCGAAGGTGGGCACGCGGGAGCCTCGGACAACCGGCAGGCTGCAGCACTGCAGGCACGGAGCAACCACTTTCTGTGGGTTTCCCTGGCCGGAAGCAACTGA
- a CDS encoding FAD/NAD(P)-binding protein: MAKSQINRVALVGAGPRGTSVLERLLANWAAKRAGGATLQIHVVDPYPAGSGHVWQPEQSRLYLMNTQSFYPTLIPEDSGLAAPLAGGSFDQWREARRRDGAGLNDAEKAELATLESHDFPSRALYGRYLRQTLAGLLERKPEGVEVTFHETLAVAARPVDGMFDVELVDGGTLTVDSVVLALGHIESRLNPEQKSFKRAADELGLLYFPPAPPADVDWQVVPDNEPVLVRGMGLNFFDVMGQLTEGRGGKFLEAGAPGAGVLEYRASGREPRIIAASRRGTPYRAKAGLEGYYPRSITMRYLTEDAVDRFRAAGIQPGFDHDLWPLLHRDALWAYYSTLARSQPAAIKDPAQFLADLEDALQPHAHTTANWESDVEVLVEKHVVASRRLNLRGLAAPLAGRTFASRRDLDAAITAYLDDDARRSALGESDPVKMAIGALHTGRAILKTVVADGGITDESWLAGLRGWFESFVEGLASGPPALRSEQLAALARAGVVSFVGPDPKFSVDRGAKVFRAASPWVHEGPAEARTLIEAMSPANRVGINISPLLEQLMADGLVRTKIMMSVEGTPMQTTGLDVEPHPYRPLAANGSITENMYVLGLQLSASQWGNAIAAEARPRSGRAYASGQRTLRDADEIARSILGL, encoded by the coding sequence GTGGCTAAATCCCAAATCAACCGTGTTGCCCTTGTGGGGGCGGGCCCTCGGGGCACCAGTGTCCTCGAACGGTTGCTCGCGAATTGGGCTGCGAAGAGAGCTGGAGGCGCCACCCTGCAGATCCATGTGGTGGATCCGTACCCCGCCGGCTCCGGACACGTGTGGCAGCCGGAACAGTCGCGCCTCTACCTGATGAACACCCAGTCGTTCTATCCCACCCTCATCCCCGAGGATTCCGGATTGGCGGCACCGTTGGCGGGTGGTTCCTTCGACCAGTGGCGCGAGGCCCGGCGTCGCGACGGTGCCGGGCTGAACGACGCCGAAAAGGCAGAGCTGGCCACGCTCGAGTCCCACGATTTCCCCAGCCGTGCGCTGTACGGGCGGTACCTGCGCCAAACCCTGGCCGGGTTGCTGGAGCGGAAGCCCGAGGGCGTGGAAGTCACCTTCCATGAAACGCTCGCCGTTGCGGCGCGGCCCGTGGACGGGATGTTCGACGTCGAACTGGTCGACGGCGGCACGCTCACCGTCGATTCGGTGGTGCTGGCTCTGGGTCACATCGAATCACGGCTGAATCCGGAGCAGAAATCATTCAAGCGCGCAGCTGACGAGTTGGGCCTGCTGTACTTCCCGCCGGCACCGCCCGCCGACGTTGACTGGCAGGTTGTGCCGGACAATGAGCCGGTTCTTGTCCGCGGCATGGGCTTGAACTTCTTTGATGTGATGGGTCAGCTGACCGAAGGCCGCGGCGGCAAGTTCCTTGAAGCCGGAGCGCCCGGTGCCGGGGTGTTGGAGTACCGGGCCTCGGGCCGGGAGCCCAGGATCATCGCCGCGTCACGCAGGGGAACGCCGTACCGGGCCAAAGCCGGTTTGGAGGGCTATTACCCGCGCAGCATCACCATGCGCTACCTGACCGAGGACGCAGTGGACCGGTTCCGGGCCGCAGGCATCCAGCCCGGCTTCGACCATGACCTGTGGCCCTTGCTGCACCGGGACGCGCTGTGGGCCTATTATTCGACGCTGGCCCGGTCCCAGCCGGCCGCGATCAAGGACCCGGCGCAGTTCCTGGCCGACCTCGAAGACGCGCTCCAACCGCATGCCCACACCACGGCAAACTGGGAAAGCGACGTGGAGGTCCTGGTTGAAAAGCATGTGGTGGCATCACGGCGTTTGAACCTGCGCGGGCTCGCGGCGCCGTTGGCGGGCCGGACGTTCGCGTCACGGCGTGACCTGGATGCTGCGATCACCGCGTACCTGGACGACGACGCGCGGCGTTCGGCGCTGGGCGAATCGGACCCCGTGAAGATGGCCATCGGCGCGCTCCACACCGGCCGTGCCATCCTCAAGACCGTTGTAGCCGACGGCGGCATCACCGACGAGTCCTGGCTGGCAGGGCTGCGCGGCTGGTTCGAGTCGTTTGTCGAAGGGTTGGCCAGCGGACCTCCTGCGCTGCGTTCGGAGCAGCTGGCCGCCTTGGCGCGTGCCGGCGTCGTGAGTTTTGTGGGACCGGACCCCAAGTTCAGCGTCGATCGTGGCGCAAAAGTGTTCCGGGCGGCGTCACCCTGGGTCCACGAGGGGCCCGCTGAAGCACGCACCCTGATCGAAGCGATGTCACCCGCCAACAGGGTGGGCATCAACATTTCTCCGCTGCTCGAGCAGCTCATGGCCGACGGCCTGGTGCGGACCAAGATCATGATGAGTGTGGAGGGGACGCCCATGCAAACCACCGGCCTGGACGTTGAGCCGCACCCTTACCGTCCCCTTGCCGCCAACGGATCCATCACGGAAAACATGTACGTTCTGGGCTTGCAGTTGTCCGCGTCGCAGTGGGGCAATGCCATTGCCGCCGAAGCCCGTCCCCGCTCCGGGCGGGCCTATGCCAGCGGCCAGCGGACCTTGCGGGACGCTGACGAGATCGCCCGCAGCATCCTGGGCCTCTAG
- the cycA gene encoding D-serine/D-alanine/glycine transporter — protein MTIHPSASAGSPHLERQLSNRHIQLIAIGGAIGTGLFMGSGKTISAAGPSVIFVYMIIGFMLFFVMRAMGELLLSNLNYKSFSDFAADLLGPWAGFFTGWTYWFCWVITGIADVIAIAGYSKELWPSLPLWVPGLITIGILLLLNLATVKAFGETEFWFALIKIVAIAALIIVGLFMIFSGFESDAGPAGFSNLWSHGGFFPNEFMGFVAGFQIAVFAFVGIELVGTTAAEAKDPEKNLPKAINSIPIRVLLFYVGALIILMSVTPWTQFAAGHSPFIAMFSLAGLGAAATIVNLVVLTSAMSSANSGIYSTSRMVFGLAQEGDAPKVFGALSGRKVPRNALFLSCVLLLSGVVLMYAGQDVGKAFDMVTTVSAVCFVFVWSIILASYLAFRKRRPHLHESSAFKMPGGVVMVWVVFAFFAFVLWALTTQPDTLIALLATPVWFVILGVAWIILRRRPAHLARYAEFQAELQRDAERTAEPEPATK, from the coding sequence TTGACGATTCATCCTTCCGCGAGTGCCGGTTCACCCCATCTCGAACGCCAGCTCAGCAACCGCCACATCCAGCTCATAGCCATCGGTGGAGCGATTGGCACCGGCCTTTTCATGGGCTCGGGAAAGACCATTTCCGCAGCCGGCCCATCCGTCATTTTTGTGTACATGATCATCGGCTTCATGCTGTTCTTCGTCATGCGTGCCATGGGCGAACTGCTCCTCAGCAACCTGAACTACAAGTCCTTCAGCGATTTCGCCGCTGACCTCCTGGGCCCTTGGGCCGGGTTCTTCACCGGCTGGACCTACTGGTTCTGCTGGGTCATTACCGGGATCGCCGACGTGATCGCCATCGCCGGCTACTCCAAGGAATTGTGGCCTTCCCTGCCCTTGTGGGTTCCGGGACTCATCACCATCGGCATTCTCCTGCTCCTGAACCTGGCCACCGTGAAGGCCTTCGGTGAGACGGAGTTCTGGTTCGCGCTCATCAAGATCGTGGCCATCGCTGCGCTCATCATTGTTGGCCTGTTCATGATCTTCAGCGGCTTCGAGTCCGACGCCGGTCCGGCCGGTTTCTCCAACCTGTGGAGCCATGGCGGCTTCTTCCCGAACGAGTTCATGGGCTTCGTGGCCGGTTTCCAGATCGCCGTGTTCGCGTTCGTGGGCATCGAACTGGTGGGCACCACCGCTGCCGAAGCCAAGGACCCGGAGAAGAACCTCCCCAAGGCCATCAACTCGATCCCCATCCGGGTTCTGCTGTTCTACGTCGGTGCCCTCATCATCCTCATGTCCGTCACACCGTGGACGCAGTTCGCCGCCGGCCACAGCCCGTTTATCGCGATGTTTTCCCTGGCAGGCCTCGGCGCAGCGGCCACCATCGTCAACCTCGTGGTGCTGACATCGGCCATGTCCTCTGCCAACTCCGGCATCTATTCCACGTCCCGCATGGTGTTTGGTCTCGCCCAGGAGGGCGACGCGCCCAAGGTGTTTGGCGCCCTCTCCGGACGCAAAGTACCCCGCAACGCCCTGTTCCTGTCCTGCGTCCTGCTGCTGTCCGGCGTCGTGCTCATGTACGCCGGCCAGGACGTTGGCAAGGCCTTCGACATGGTGACCACAGTGTCCGCGGTGTGCTTCGTGTTCGTTTGGTCGATCATCCTGGCCAGCTACCTTGCCTTCAGGAAGCGCCGGCCACACCTGCACGAGTCGTCAGCGTTCAAGATGCCCGGTGGCGTGGTGATGGTTTGGGTGGTGTTCGCGTTCTTCGCTTTCGTGCTGTGGGCCCTTACCACCCAGCCGGACACCCTGATTGCCTTGCTCGCCACCCCCGTGTGGTTTGTGATTCTGGGGGTCGCGTGGATCATCCTTCGGCGCCGGCCCGCGCATCTGGCACGCTACGCGGAGTTCCAGGCTGAATTGCAGCGGGATGCTGAGAGGACGGCCGAGCCGGAGCCGGCCACCAAGTAG